A single genomic interval of Desulfitibacter alkalitolerans DSM 16504 harbors:
- the gcvH gene encoding glycine cleavage system protein GcvH has protein sequence MYPVDLKYSKDHEWIRVDGKEVTIGITFHAQEAMGDVVFVELPEVGDSFESGESFANIESVKAVSDCYAPFGGTVTAVNEALEDSPELINTDPYGDGWIIKMEAGDLSVLDGLMSAQEYQEFLKEEE, from the coding sequence ATGTATCCAGTTGATTTAAAGTATTCAAAAGATCATGAGTGGATTAGAGTGGACGGAAAGGAAGTTACTATAGGGATTACATTTCATGCCCAGGAAGCAATGGGGGATGTAGTGTTTGTTGAGCTGCCAGAGGTTGGTGACAGTTTTGAAAGTGGAGAATCCTTTGCAAATATAGAATCAGTGAAAGCAGTATCTGATTGCTATGCACCCTTTGGGGGAACAGTGACTGCTGTTAATGAAGCCCTTGAGGATTCTCCAGAGCTAATTAACACTGACCCCTATGGAGATGGTTGGATAATAAAAATGGAGGCAGGGGATTTATCTGTACTGGACGGTTTGATGTCAGCCCAGGAATATCAAGAATTTCTCAAGGAGGAGGAGTAA
- a CDS encoding ASKHA domain-containing protein: MKSFQITVLPENRKLQVAEEKSLHSALLDAGIEIEGSCGGKGTCGKCKIKVLDGKKALARAAGKKLSKEEIEAGWRLACLIPIEEHLSILLPQKAEEGDRKTGLSGKDYYEVSTRLKKVNIVIDKPNLEDQRSDVNRIMSALGEDDLDVSLQVIEKAPDIIRQSKYNITVTLYDKKIIDIEQGDTSKEIYGVAFDIGTTTVVGSLINLITGKVIAAHAEANGQRSFGADVIARITYVSENEKGLEVLKSKVIETLNSIVNNLTTNARINKENIYSVATVGNTVMQHLLVGSDPTNIAMSPYIPVFQNSLKLRAHSLGINANREAVLYTTPNVAGYVGADTVGVVLATFLEKSEDILLAVDIGTNGEIVLGNRERLLACSAAAGPAFEGAQIKQGMRAADGAIEKVEITDDVYIEVIGDAKPIGICGSGLVDAVAELVNVGIIHKGGRILPPDEVPHLPATLKSRIVEGQHGFDFVLYKAEHAMENVVLTQKDVRELQLAKGAIYAGIKILTKELGIEFKDISRVLLAGAFGNYIQVKSAKTINLLPYELDIEQVGNAAGIGSRMVLASDKEKERADYIADKIRYIELSSRPDFQDEFMMAMGFGQ, from the coding sequence TTGAAATCATTCCAGATTACTGTACTTCCTGAAAACAGGAAGCTTCAAGTAGCAGAGGAAAAATCCCTTCACTCAGCTTTATTAGACGCAGGAATTGAAATAGAAGGTTCCTGTGGAGGAAAAGGCACCTGCGGCAAGTGTAAGATTAAAGTCTTAGATGGAAAGAAGGCTTTAGCTAGAGCAGCAGGCAAGAAGCTTTCAAAGGAAGAAATTGAGGCAGGCTGGAGATTAGCCTGCCTTATTCCTATTGAAGAGCATCTATCAATTCTACTGCCTCAAAAAGCTGAGGAAGGTGACAGGAAAACCGGCTTAAGTGGTAAGGACTATTATGAAGTATCCACCAGGTTAAAGAAGGTTAATATTGTTATTGATAAGCCAAACCTTGAGGATCAAAGGTCAGATGTTAATCGAATTATGTCAGCTCTGGGCGAGGATGATCTTGATGTGTCTTTGCAGGTAATAGAAAAAGCACCTGATATAATTCGCCAATCAAAGTATAATATTACAGTTACGCTTTATGATAAAAAGATAATTGACATTGAACAAGGGGATACTTCAAAGGAGATATATGGTGTTGCCTTTGATATTGGCACCACTACTGTTGTTGGCTCCTTAATAAACCTTATTACTGGGAAGGTTATAGCTGCCCATGCAGAGGCAAATGGTCAGAGAAGCTTTGGGGCAGATGTTATAGCAAGGATAACTTATGTGTCCGAGAACGAAAAGGGTTTAGAGGTTTTAAAAAGCAAAGTAATAGAAACATTAAACAGTATAGTCAATAATCTAACGACTAATGCCAGGATCAATAAAGAAAACATATATAGTGTGGCTACAGTTGGCAATACTGTTATGCAGCATCTCCTTGTGGGTTCAGACCCAACTAATATTGCCATGTCTCCCTATATACCTGTTTTCCAGAACTCACTTAAACTAAGAGCCCATTCATTAGGAATTAATGCAAATAGAGAGGCTGTTTTGTATACTACTCCTAATGTAGCAGGTTATGTGGGTGCTGATACTGTCGGGGTTGTCCTGGCCACTTTTTTAGAAAAAAGTGAGGACATTTTGTTGGCTGTAGATATTGGGACAAATGGAGAAATAGTCCTGGGGAACAGGGAAAGGTTATTAGCCTGCTCAGCAGCAGCCGGCCCAGCCTTTGAAGGTGCCCAGATCAAGCAAGGCATGAGGGCAGCTGATGGTGCTATAGAAAAGGTAGAGATTACAGATGACGTATATATTGAAGTTATAGGAGATGCAAAACCCATAGGTATTTGTGGTTCCGGCCTTGTGGATGCTGTTGCCGAGCTAGTAAATGTTGGTATAATTCATAAAGGAGGAAGAATACTTCCGCCAGACGAAGTGCCCCATTTGCCAGCAACATTAAAAAGTAGAATTGTCGAGGGTCAACATGGTTTTGATTTTGTCCTGTATAAAGCTGAGCATGCAATGGAGAATGTGGTTTTAACACAAAAGGATGTTAGAGAATTGCAGCTTGCTAAGGGTGCAATTTATGCAGGCATTAAGATTTTGACCAAGGAGTTAGGTATTGAATTTAAGGATATTAGCCGTGTATTGCTGGCCGGGGCCTTTGGTAATTATATACAGGTGAAAAGCGCTAAAACAATAAACCTGCTGCCTTATGAGCTTGACATTGAACAGGTGGGAAATGCAGCTGGAATTGGCTCCAGGATGGTCCTGGCGTCTGATAAAGAAAAAGAAAGGGCAGATTATATTGCTGACAAAATCAGGTATATAGAATTGTCAAGCAGACCTGATTTTCAGGATGAATTTATGATGGCCATGGGTTTTGGGCAGTAG
- the gcvT gene encoding glycine cleavage system aminomethyltransferase GcvT encodes MELKLTPLYEAHVKLGAKMVDFGGWHMPVEYQGIIEEHMAVRTKAGLFDVSHMGEIWIRGQDALGFVQKMVTNDVSKLNQGQIQYAILCNEKGGTVDDLLVYKMAQDQFLLVVNAGNKEKDFKWMMQHKAGKVEITDKSDNTAQLAIQGPMSLEILQSITDINLSNIKYYCWEYGEVNGIECLISRTGYTGEDGFEIYFEPEYALDLWEKILMAGAGNIVPVGLGARDTLRFEAGMPLYGHELGEDISPLEARLGKFVALEKEYFIGIEALKKQKAEGVYRKLVGFEMVDRGIARSDYPVFVNEEEVGFVTTGSPAPFLNKNLGNALVKVEYANVGRELLIDIRGKKKKAVTIATPFYKKGGNL; translated from the coding sequence GTGGAATTAAAATTGACACCTTTATACGAGGCTCATGTAAAGTTGGGAGCCAAGATGGTTGACTTTGGTGGCTGGCATATGCCAGTTGAGTATCAGGGTATTATTGAAGAGCACATGGCAGTAAGAACAAAAGCCGGCTTATTTGATGTAAGCCACATGGGTGAGATATGGATAAGGGGCCAGGATGCCCTGGGCTTTGTTCAAAAAATGGTTACAAATGATGTTTCAAAACTTAACCAGGGTCAGATTCAATATGCCATTTTATGTAATGAAAAGGGCGGAACTGTAGATGATTTGCTTGTTTATAAAATGGCCCAGGACCAATTCCTGCTTGTTGTAAATGCAGGCAATAAGGAAAAGGACTTTAAATGGATGATGCAGCATAAAGCAGGGAAAGTGGAAATCACAGATAAATCAGATAACACTGCCCAGCTGGCCATACAGGGGCCCATGTCATTAGAGATACTCCAGTCAATAACTGATATAAACTTGAGTAATATTAAATATTATTGCTGGGAGTATGGGGAAGTAAATGGCATTGAATGTCTGATCTCCCGTACTGGTTATACAGGAGAAGACGGCTTTGAAATCTACTTTGAGCCAGAATATGCACTTGACCTGTGGGAAAAGATACTCATGGCGGGGGCTGGAAATATTGTCCCTGTTGGTCTTGGAGCCAGAGACACACTGCGTTTTGAAGCAGGCATGCCCTTGTATGGTCACGAGCTAGGGGAGGATATATCCCCGCTAGAGGCAAGGCTTGGTAAATTTGTTGCTCTTGAAAAGGAGTACTTTATTGGAATAGAAGCCCTGAAAAAGCAAAAGGCGGAGGGAGTTTACAGAAAGCTTGTTGGCTTTGAGATGGTTGACAGGGGAATTGCAAGGTCAGATTATCCTGTATTCGTTAATGAGGAAGAGGTTGGTTTTGTAACTACAGGCTCTCCCGCTCCCTTTCTAAATAAGAATTTAGGTAATGCCCTTGTAAAAGTAGAGTATGCTAATGTTGGTAGAGAACTACTAATTGATATTAGGGGTAAGAAGAAAAAGGCAGTTACTATTGCCACACCATTTTATAAAAAAGGAGGAAATTTATAA
- a CDS encoding corrinoid protein: protein MAKEYEYILNAVMEGDANRVRTLVEDLLLRDYNPIDILNCGLLKGMDRVSVLFKNDQVYIPEVLISSRAMHAGIHVLKPYLSKSEMSMSGRILIGTVAGDLHDIGKNLVIMMLRGKGFEVIDLGIDVSPEEFVHEVKSHKPDILALSSLLTTTMPVIPETIKLLKKEGLRDSIKVMVGGGPLTRDYAGAVGADAYGASAQQAVEVALEIMNNN, encoded by the coding sequence GTGGCAAAAGAGTATGAATACATTCTTAACGCAGTTATGGAAGGGGATGCCAACAGGGTTAGAACACTTGTGGAAGATTTGCTTCTGAGAGATTATAATCCTATAGACATTCTAAACTGTGGTTTGCTAAAGGGTATGGATAGGGTTAGCGTCTTATTTAAAAATGATCAGGTATATATTCCTGAGGTCTTAATATCATCAAGAGCCATGCATGCAGGAATCCATGTCCTAAAACCATACCTTTCCAAGTCAGAGATGTCCATGTCTGGTAGAATATTAATTGGCACAGTGGCTGGTGACTTGCATGACATAGGGAAAAATTTAGTAATAATGATGTTAAGGGGTAAAGGCTTTGAAGTTATTGACTTGGGTATAGATGTCTCCCCAGAGGAATTTGTTCACGAAGTCAAAAGCCATAAGCCTGACATTCTTGCCCTATCCTCCTTGCTGACCACAACTATGCCTGTTATACCTGAGACAATTAAGCTCTTGAAAAAAGAAGGTCTTAGAGATAGCATTAAGGTAATGGTTGGTGGTGGGCCCCTTACAAGAGACTATGCAGGAGCAGTAGGGGCTGATGCATATGGAGCCAGTGCGCAGCAGGCAGTTGAGGTTGCTCTTGAAATAATGAATAATAATTAA
- the gcvPA gene encoding aminomethyl-transferring glycine dehydrogenase subunit GcvPA codes for MRYSPNTTEDKNQMLQSIGYGKIEELFHDIPEDIRRAAVLDVGDGMSEYELRKHVTKIAAKNRSLDELTSFMGAGAYEHYIPSFIDQLLLRSEFYTAYTPYQPEISQGTLQAIFEYQTLICELTGMDAANASVYDGATAAAEAVSMAAAAARRSKILYSKGLHPEYIQTLKTYAWAQGNEMIGVDLDRGITSITEAEAKMSKDIACIVVQYPNFYGCVEELQKLAEIAHDQKALLIAVNNEPVALGLLKTPGELGADIVAGEGQSFGNPVAFGGPHLGYLAATEKHVRRLPGRIVGRTQDIDGKPGFVLTLQAREQHIRREKASSNICSNQALCALAASMAMCAIGKEGLREMAETNLQKAHYAFKKLTSIKGIEAAYPHRPFFNEFVLKVPVPASEIIGTLAKEGILAGVDLGKFDAHLSDHLLICVTELRTREEIDHFAQRLGGAV; via the coding sequence ATGAGATACAGTCCTAATACAACGGAAGATAAAAACCAGATGCTGCAAAGCATTGGGTACGGCAAAATTGAAGAGCTATTCCATGATATACCAGAAGATATTAGAAGGGCAGCAGTACTAGATGTTGGAGATGGGATGTCCGAGTATGAGCTTAGAAAGCATGTGACAAAAATAGCGGCAAAAAATCGCAGCCTTGATGAACTAACCAGTTTTATGGGTGCTGGAGCCTATGAACACTATATTCCAAGCTTTATCGATCAGCTGCTTTTAAGGTCAGAGTTCTATACAGCCTATACTCCCTATCAACCAGAAATCAGCCAGGGGACCCTGCAGGCCATATTTGAATATCAGACCTTAATCTGCGAGCTAACTGGAATGGACGCTGCAAATGCCAGTGTATATGATGGAGCAACTGCAGCTGCAGAGGCAGTTAGCATGGCTGCAGCTGCTGCCAGACGCAGCAAGATACTATACTCTAAAGGCTTACATCCTGAATATATCCAAACCCTTAAAACCTATGCCTGGGCACAAGGCAATGAAATGATAGGCGTTGACTTGGACAGGGGGATTACTTCAATAACTGAAGCAGAAGCAAAAATGAGCAAAGATATTGCCTGCATAGTTGTACAATATCCTAATTTTTATGGTTGTGTGGAAGAATTACAGAAACTAGCAGAAATAGCCCATGACCAGAAGGCTCTTCTAATTGCAGTTAATAATGAACCTGTTGCCCTGGGATTGTTAAAAACCCCTGGAGAGCTGGGTGCTGATATTGTGGCTGGTGAGGGGCAATCTTTTGGGAATCCTGTTGCCTTTGGAGGACCCCATTTAGGATATCTGGCAGCTACTGAAAAGCACGTTAGAAGGCTCCCGGGAAGAATAGTTGGCAGGACACAGGATATTGACGGCAAGCCAGGCTTTGTATTGACGCTCCAGGCCAGGGAACAGCATATAAGAAGAGAGAAGGCTTCCTCAAATATCTGCTCTAATCAGGCTTTATGCGCCCTTGCTGCCAGCATGGCAATGTGTGCCATTGGCAAGGAAGGCTTGAGGGAAATGGCAGAAACTAATCTGCAAAAAGCACATTATGCCTTTAAGAAGCTTACTTCCATAAAGGGAATAGAAGCAGCCTATCCCCATAGACCTTTTTTCAATGAATTTGTATTAAAAGTACCAGTACCTGCCTCGGAAATAATTGGAACCCTGGCAAAAGAGGGAATACTAGCTGGTGTTGACCTTGGCAAATTTGATGCCCACCTGTCTGATCACCTCTTGATATGTGTTACAGAACTAAGAACAAGGGAAGAAATAGACCACTTTGCTCAAAGATTGGGGGGTGCAGTATGA
- a CDS encoding methyltetrahydrofolate cobalamin methyltransferase — protein sequence MLIVGELINTSRKDIKPAVESKDAAYIQKIAKEQVEAGANYVDVNCGTQVFNEPEVMEWLVKTVQEAVDAPLCIDSPNPKALEVGLALTKTKKPMVNSITAEKERFEVILPLVQKYNAKVVALCMDDSGMPETAEDRIVIVDKLIKDLTSNGVAEDDIYLDPLVKPVSTGDKAGLEVLETVRYIRENYPKVHAICGLSNISYGLPNRKILNQTFMIQTMTMGMDAYILNPLDKKMMGFIYSSMATLGQDPFCGKYLTAHRNGLYEE from the coding sequence ATGCTAATAGTAGGTGAATTAATTAATACCAGCAGAAAGGATATTAAACCTGCAGTTGAAAGCAAAGACGCAGCATATATCCAAAAAATTGCTAAAGAGCAAGTTGAGGCTGGTGCAAACTATGTTGACGTAAACTGTGGTACTCAAGTATTTAATGAGCCAGAGGTTATGGAATGGCTTGTTAAGACAGTTCAAGAAGCAGTAGACGCTCCTTTATGTATTGACAGCCCAAACCCAAAGGCATTAGAGGTTGGACTAGCTTTAACTAAAACTAAGAAGCCTATGGTTAACTCAATAACTGCAGAAAAAGAAAGATTTGAAGTAATATTACCTTTAGTACAAAAGTATAATGCTAAAGTAGTAGCTCTATGTATGGATGACTCTGGCATGCCAGAAACAGCAGAGGACAGAATAGTTATTGTTGATAAATTAATTAAGGATCTAACAAGCAATGGAGTAGCTGAAGACGATATTTATCTTGACCCTCTAGTAAAACCTGTAAGTACAGGTGACAAGGCTGGCTTGGAAGTTCTTGAAACTGTTAGATACATCAGAGAAAATTATCCAAAGGTCCACGCAATTTGTGGTTTAAGTAACATTTCCTACGGATTGCCTAACAGAAAAATATTAAATCAAACATTTATGATTCAAACAATGACCATGGGTATGGATGCTTACATTCTTAACCCACTTGACAAGAAGATGATGGGCTTCATATATTCATCCATGGCAACTCTAGGTCAAGACCCATTCTGTGGAAAATATTTAACTGCCCATAGAAATGGTTTGTATGAAGAATAA
- a CDS encoding PocR ligand-binding domain-containing protein, whose amino-acid sequence MLHSIELRSLIGEEILQKILSSFKKATGLRAVIVNVKGEGRIVPTEFPEDCKLCQIVRGSAKGLEKCQRSYERAGKEAAKYGEPYIFRCHAGLVGWAAPLMLEDKYLGAIICAQVLMWEPEDYFLEEIKEMCLGLGVDLGELTEATKSLAVVSPQMVQGAADLLFVVANHLMKTSLITLQQRKEISEQQARLGEEMFARKQLEEAFKKIETRSNRVYALEKEQELVTKVRNGDWDGTYRVLNELLADILQKYPGDIQEIKTRALELLVVMSRAAVEGGANLKSLLSLNSRYIDEMMRLDNIEDLCLWLLKITQKFVDSVDDGDDIKNLQVIQKAAEYMKANFIEKLTIDDISQAVYLSPCYLSKIFKQELGCTIMEFLIKIRIEEAKKLLKNPKYNIMQVANEIGFEDPSYFTKVFKRSEGVTPSQYKRKAL is encoded by the coding sequence ATGCTGCATTCTATAGAATTAAGAAGTCTTATAGGAGAAGAAATTCTCCAAAAAATATTAAGCTCTTTTAAAAAAGCCACAGGATTAAGGGCCGTAATTGTAAACGTCAAGGGTGAAGGGCGCATTGTTCCGACGGAATTTCCTGAAGATTGTAAATTGTGCCAGATTGTACGAGGATCGGCAAAAGGCCTTGAAAAATGTCAAAGATCTTATGAGCGAGCAGGTAAAGAGGCCGCAAAATATGGTGAACCATATATATTTCGCTGCCACGCAGGTCTGGTAGGTTGGGCTGCACCATTAATGCTGGAGGATAAGTATTTAGGGGCAATTATTTGTGCCCAGGTGCTGATGTGGGAGCCTGAGGACTACTTTCTTGAAGAGATTAAAGAAATGTGCTTGGGGTTAGGCGTGGATTTAGGCGAATTAACAGAGGCAACAAAATCTTTAGCGGTAGTTTCTCCCCAAATGGTTCAGGGAGCTGCAGACCTATTATTTGTTGTAGCAAATCACCTGATGAAAACAAGTCTTATCACACTTCAGCAGCGAAAGGAAATAAGTGAACAGCAGGCACGCCTTGGGGAAGAAATGTTTGCCAGGAAGCAGCTGGAAGAAGCCTTTAAAAAGATAGAGACCCGTTCAAATAGAGTTTATGCCCTTGAAAAGGAGCAGGAGCTTGTTACAAAGGTTCGAAATGGTGATTGGGATGGCACCTACAGGGTTTTAAATGAATTGCTGGCAGATATACTGCAAAAGTACCCTGGTGATATCCAGGAGATAAAGACTAGGGCGTTAGAATTGCTGGTAGTCATGTCAAGGGCAGCTGTAGAGGGTGGAGCTAACCTAAAAAGTCTGCTCAGTCTGAATTCAAGATACATTGATGAAATGATGAGGCTGGATAACATTGAAGATCTCTGCTTGTGGCTTTTAAAAATCACTCAAAAGTTTGTAGATAGTGTAGATGATGGTGATGATATAAAAAATCTTCAGGTTATTCAGAAGGCAGCCGAGTATATGAAAGCTAACTTCATTGAAAAACTCACTATAGATGACATTTCCCAGGCTGTATATCTCAGTCCATGTTATCTAAGTAAAATTTTCAAGCAGGAGCTGGGATGTACAATCATGGAGTTCTTAATAAAAATCAGAATTGAAGAAGCTAAAAAACTGTTGAAGAATCCAAAGTACAACATAATGCAGGTTGCCAATGAAATTGGGTTTGAAGATCCCAGCTACTTTACCAAGGTGTTTAAGAGGAGTGAAGGAGTTACTCCCAGTCAATATAAGAGGAAAGCTTTATAA
- a CDS encoding corrinoid protein: MPNFEELSNAVISGNEAKVKELTKSLVDQGVDPLEIINQGLVAGMTVVGIRFKAGDMFVPEVLMAARSMHGGMDIVKPLIADADVPTKGKVIIGTVKGDLHDIGKNLVGMMMESAGYQVVNLGVDVTPEKFVEAVKEHNPHFVAMSALLTTTMLSMKDTIEVLKEEGLRDKVKCIIGGAPVSQEFADEIGADGYAPDAASATELCDKLQA; the protein is encoded by the coding sequence ATGCCAAACTTTGAAGAGCTATCAAATGCAGTGATTAGCGGTAATGAGGCAAAAGTTAAGGAACTTACTAAAAGCTTAGTTGATCAGGGTGTAGATCCATTAGAAATTATTAACCAGGGTTTAGTTGCAGGAATGACTGTTGTTGGCATAAGATTTAAGGCCGGAGACATGTTTGTCCCTGAAGTTTTAATGGCAGCTAGATCCATGCACGGTGGAATGGACATTGTTAAGCCATTAATAGCAGATGCTGATGTTCCAACTAAAGGCAAGGTTATAATAGGAACAGTTAAAGGTGACCTGCACGACATTGGCAAGAACCTGGTTGGTATGATGATGGAGAGTGCTGGATACCAGGTAGTTAACCTGGGAGTAGATGTTACTCCTGAAAAATTTGTAGAAGCTGTTAAAGAACACAATCCTCATTTTGTAGCCATGTCAGCTTTGTTAACAACTACCATGTTATCTATGAAAGATACAATTGAAGTATTAAAAGAAGAAGGTTTAAGAGACAAGGTTAAGTGCATAATTGGTGGAGCGCCCGTTTCTCAGGAGTTTGCAGATGAAATTGGTGCAGACGGATATGCTCCAGATGCAGCATCTGCAACCGAACTCTGCGACAAGTTGCAAGCTTAA